The following coding sequences are from one Microbulbifer sp. TB1203 window:
- a CDS encoding TerB family tellurite resistance protein has protein sequence MLQQIRKLFEQIGSSTDVEVRDEQDVRVISAALLAEVATVDQDLDQREQATLIRLLQEHYHLDADDAEQLVYDALARRDQATSLYEFTQTVNDRFDERNKYLLVRQMWQVALADEVIETFEEHLIRRVAELIYLPHGLFTRARAEAREIGRRE, from the coding sequence ATGCTGCAGCAAATTCGCAAGCTTTTTGAACAGATCGGCAGCAGCACCGACGTAGAGGTGCGCGATGAACAGGATGTGCGCGTAATCAGCGCCGCGCTGCTCGCGGAAGTGGCGACAGTGGACCAGGACCTGGACCAGCGGGAACAGGCCACCCTGATCCGGTTGCTACAGGAGCACTATCACCTGGATGCGGACGATGCCGAACAGCTGGTGTACGACGCCCTGGCACGCCGCGACCAGGCCACTTCCCTGTACGAGTTCACCCAGACGGTCAATGACCGGTTCGACGAGCGCAACAAGTATCTGTTGGTGCGGCAGATGTGGCAGGTGGCGCTGGCGGACGAGGTGATCGAGACTTTCGAGGAACACCTGATCCGCCGCGTCGCGGAGCTGATCTATCTGCCCCACGGGCTGTTTACACGGGC
- a CDS encoding helix-turn-helix domain-containing protein, whose amino-acid sequence MTDEQRTEGSIPDSRIEQLPSRIKLAMNGASIRAFAEKAGIAEGTLRNLMSGGIPRLDNVLRIADAAEVSAAWLATGEGRMQPQEEFTGGGSLYGISAFQEVIDRVEERLKQEETIPVPPARVLREPELLQAKQQLVSVPQNDGVRAHADWLLIHVFGEIPPARQDELRKLSIPARLRRADEILTEMEEEMDYKPPAIWREALKSLIFSHGLDEAGAALLLDRLRLEFEARE is encoded by the coding sequence ATGACTGACGAGCAGCGGACAGAGGGATCTATCCCGGATTCAAGAATTGAGCAGTTGCCAAGCCGGATAAAGCTCGCAATGAATGGAGCATCCATCCGCGCTTTCGCGGAAAAAGCTGGCATAGCGGAAGGAACTCTGCGTAATTTAATGTCAGGAGGTATCCCCAGACTTGATAACGTATTACGCATCGCTGACGCCGCAGAAGTATCCGCCGCCTGGCTGGCCACCGGTGAAGGGCGAATGCAACCCCAGGAAGAGTTCACCGGTGGTGGATCGCTTTACGGGATTTCTGCTTTCCAGGAGGTCATCGACCGCGTGGAGGAACGGCTCAAACAGGAGGAGACCATTCCCGTGCCACCGGCACGGGTACTCCGGGAACCGGAGCTCTTGCAGGCGAAACAGCAGCTTGTGTCAGTTCCACAGAATGACGGCGTGCGGGCTCATGCGGACTGGCTTCTTATCCACGTCTTCGGGGAGATACCCCCCGCCAGGCAGGACGAACTCCGCAAGTTGTCGATACCGGCGCGCCTTCGCCGCGCCGACGAAATCTTGACGGAAATGGAGGAGGAGATGGACTACAAGCCTCCCGCAATATGGCGGGAGGCTCTCAAGAGTCTCATCTTCTCCCACGGCCTGGATGAGGCCGGTGCGGCGCTGCTGCTTGATCGCCTCCGACTTGAATTTGAAGCGCGGGAATGA
- a CDS encoding fimbria/pilus periplasmic chaperone — protein MKRTVVAFLLLVAQPVLAGMSLDKIIVYLDDSPNARDDIVVSNPDRENLYLQTEIYRVDNPGMPNERRVRVVDPKEFKLLVSPARAVLTSGEQKRFRLMSLERDLDREKVYRVTFKPVVGDIKTDKTALKILVAYQALVFVQPEGGSYRLEVGMENDTWVLKNTGNINVEVSDVQHCQSEAGCRPVELSGRLYAGASLPIEEKLLGGELVLLARGRETEKVRLPLLYKR, from the coding sequence ATGAAAAGAACCGTTGTCGCTTTCCTGCTATTGGTGGCACAGCCGGTATTGGCCGGTATGTCGCTGGACAAGATCATTGTTTACCTGGATGACTCCCCCAACGCCCGGGACGATATCGTGGTCTCCAACCCCGACAGGGAAAACCTGTACCTGCAGACGGAAATCTACCGGGTGGACAACCCGGGAATGCCGAACGAAAGACGCGTGCGCGTGGTGGACCCGAAAGAATTCAAGCTGCTGGTGAGCCCCGCCAGGGCGGTGCTTACCAGTGGCGAGCAGAAGCGCTTTCGGCTGATGTCGCTGGAGCGGGACCTGGACCGGGAAAAGGTCTACCGGGTGACCTTCAAGCCGGTGGTGGGGGATATCAAAACTGACAAGACCGCGCTGAAGATACTGGTGGCCTACCAGGCCCTGGTTTTTGTGCAGCCCGAGGGTGGAAGTTATCGCCTGGAAGTGGGCATGGAGAACGATACCTGGGTACTGAAGAACACCGGCAACATCAATGTGGAAGTGAGCGATGTGCAGCACTGCCAGAGCGAAGCCGGTTGCCGTCCCGTGGAGTTGAGCGGGCGGCTCTATGCGGGTGCCAGCCTGCCGATCGAGGAGAAACTGCTGGGTGGTGAGCTGGTGCTGCTGGCGCGTGGGCGGGAAACCGAGAAGGTGCGCCTGCCATTGTTGTACAAACGCTGA
- a CDS encoding FAD-dependent oxidoreductase, whose protein sequence is MSTDFDVLVVGAGIQGAGAAEALAAAGYRVVILEQTGIAAATSSRSSKLIHGGLRYLESGQFLLVRECLRERRWLLVNKPQLVRMVPFYIPIYRHSRRSPWMVRLGLSLYALLSGVFSGQSRFRALPKSQWNDLSGLNREDLLAVYRYFDAQTDDAALTRNVVESAIANGARLICPGSLVGAELIRHGMRIDYVADGQLHTLHTRALVNCSGPWVRDTNALCSPAAPLPPLELVAGSHIQLPLSLGERIFYVEAEDGRAVFVMPWQGKTLVGTTERSYGGDPRDVAPTIEEESYLLRTVQRYFPQTRSMQLDNICDSFAGLRVLPQTPQMPFSRPRETLISCDNSRKPRVLAVAGGKLTSYRATARRIVKKLRPTLEAGPGNGDKLPRNNKRTAVSEKERNL, encoded by the coding sequence ATGTCTACGGATTTTGATGTCCTGGTAGTAGGCGCGGGAATCCAGGGGGCCGGCGCCGCTGAAGCACTGGCGGCTGCCGGCTACCGGGTAGTGATCCTGGAGCAGACAGGTATAGCTGCAGCCACCTCCTCCCGGTCCTCCAAACTGATCCACGGCGGCCTGCGCTACCTGGAAAGCGGTCAGTTCCTGCTGGTGCGCGAGTGCCTGCGGGAGCGCCGCTGGCTGCTGGTGAACAAGCCGCAGCTGGTACGCATGGTGCCCTTCTATATTCCCATCTACCGCCATAGCAGAAGATCTCCGTGGATGGTGCGCCTGGGGCTCAGCCTGTATGCACTGCTCTCCGGGGTGTTCAGCGGCCAGTCACGCTTTCGCGCCCTGCCGAAATCCCAGTGGAACGACCTCTCCGGACTCAACCGGGAGGACCTGCTGGCGGTCTACCGCTACTTCGACGCCCAGACCGACGACGCCGCCCTGACCCGCAATGTAGTGGAATCCGCGATCGCAAACGGCGCACGGCTGATCTGCCCCGGCAGTTTGGTCGGAGCGGAACTCATCCGCCACGGCATGCGCATTGACTACGTGGCCGACGGCCAGTTGCATACTCTGCACACCCGCGCCCTGGTCAATTGCAGCGGACCCTGGGTGAGAGACACAAATGCTCTCTGCAGCCCGGCGGCACCACTACCACCACTGGAACTGGTGGCCGGCAGCCATATACAGTTGCCCTTGTCCCTCGGCGAGCGGATTTTCTATGTGGAAGCGGAAGACGGACGCGCGGTGTTTGTGATGCCATGGCAGGGAAAAACGCTGGTGGGGACCACCGAGCGCAGCTACGGAGGTGATCCCCGCGACGTAGCCCCCACTATCGAGGAGGAGAGCTACCTGCTGCGTACGGTACAACGCTATTTCCCCCAGACCCGCTCGATGCAGCTGGACAATATTTGCGACAGCTTTGCCGGCCTGCGGGTACTGCCGCAGACACCGCAGATGCCCTTTTCACGCCCGCGCGAGACGCTGATCAGTTGCGACAACAGCAGGAAGCCCCGCGTACTGGCGGTAGCCGGCGGCAAGCTCACATCCTACCGCGCCACCGCGCGCAGAATTGTGAAAAAGCTTCGCCCGACACTGGAGGCCGGGCCCGGGAACGGCGACAAGCTGCCGAGGAACAACAAGAGAACTGCCGTCTCGGAAAAGGAGCGCAACCTGTAG
- a CDS encoding glycerophosphodiester phosphodiesterase family protein, with translation MLIAHRGDKIRQPENTIAAFEAAHGLGACAIQTEIQFSAEGTPWCYGDEVLPLSSGDGKRPFHHFSDRELSRLPLTAFSHLVDWARRHRHLDWFVEVDEKSLSRMGERAVAPLAEQFPEECESFALLSRDCHSLRLARSLGCHQVALKVLSVAQSLCAEVVTLAPDYVFIRNHRVDCEELPPGPWQWVVYEINSAEEAVRWRNRGAHHILTGNLPLLMRSREASDVYGF, from the coding sequence ATGTTGATAGCGCACCGAGGCGACAAAATCCGCCAACCGGAAAACACTATTGCCGCATTTGAAGCCGCCCACGGACTGGGAGCCTGCGCCATACAGACTGAGATCCAATTCAGCGCGGAAGGCACCCCTTGGTGTTACGGTGACGAAGTTCTGCCGTTGTCTTCGGGCGACGGAAAACGCCCGTTTCATCACTTCAGCGATCGCGAGTTGAGCCGACTGCCTCTCACGGCATTTTCCCATCTGGTGGACTGGGCCCGGCGCCACCGGCACCTGGACTGGTTTGTGGAAGTGGATGAGAAGAGCCTGAGCAGAATGGGCGAGCGGGCGGTGGCACCGCTGGCGGAGCAGTTTCCGGAAGAGTGCGAATCCTTTGCCCTGCTCTCGCGGGACTGCCACAGCCTGCGCCTGGCTCGCAGCCTGGGCTGCCACCAGGTTGCCCTGAAAGTGCTGAGCGTGGCACAGAGCCTGTGCGCGGAAGTGGTTACCCTGGCACCCGACTATGTGTTTATTCGCAATCACCGGGTCGACTGCGAAGAGCTGCCACCGGGTCCCTGGCAGTGGGTGGTGTACGAGATAAACTCCGCGGAGGAGGCGGTGCGCTGGCGCAACCGCGGTGCCCACCACATCCTCACCGGAAACCTGCCACTATTGATGCGCTCCCGGGAAGCCAGCGATGTCTACGGATTTTGA
- the dusA gene encoding tRNA dihydrouridine(20/20a) synthase DusA: MPNHFSHRFCTAPLMDWSDRHCRYMWRLFSRRALLYTEMVTTGAILHGDRERHLQFDAVEQPLALQIGGSDPRELAECARIAEQWGYSEVNLNCGCPSDRVQSGRFGACLMAEPELVADGLAAMRDAVSIPVTVKHRIGIDDMEDYAGLTRFVEGQSGVGVTTFIVHARKAWLNGLSPKENREIPPLDHPMVYRLKGDYPQLEIVLNGGINTLEECRQHLRHLDGVMLGRAAYQNPALLARVDSELFGEAPGPTAPEVVERMLPYIERELGRGARLNHISRHMLGLFQGLPGARRFRRHLSEHAHKSGAGPEVVEQALALVNRAA, from the coding sequence ATGCCCAACCATTTTTCCCATCGCTTCTGCACCGCCCCGCTGATGGACTGGAGTGACCGCCATTGTCGCTACATGTGGCGGCTGTTCAGCAGGCGCGCGCTGTTGTATACGGAGATGGTGACCACCGGCGCCATCCTGCACGGCGATCGCGAGCGACACCTTCAGTTCGACGCCGTTGAGCAACCCCTGGCTCTGCAGATCGGCGGCAGCGATCCGCGGGAGCTGGCGGAGTGTGCGCGCATCGCTGAGCAGTGGGGCTACAGCGAGGTCAACCTGAACTGCGGCTGCCCCAGCGATCGGGTGCAGTCCGGCCGCTTCGGCGCCTGCCTGATGGCCGAGCCGGAACTGGTGGCCGATGGTCTGGCGGCGATGCGCGATGCGGTGTCCATTCCCGTCACGGTAAAGCATCGCATCGGCATCGACGACATGGAGGATTACGCCGGCCTCACCCGCTTTGTGGAGGGACAGTCGGGCGTCGGCGTCACCACCTTTATCGTGCATGCGCGCAAGGCCTGGCTGAACGGCCTGAGCCCAAAGGAAAACCGGGAGATACCGCCCCTCGACCACCCGATGGTGTACCGGCTGAAGGGGGACTATCCGCAACTGGAAATCGTGCTCAATGGCGGCATCAACACCCTGGAAGAGTGCCGGCAACATTTGCGGCACCTGGATGGTGTTATGCTCGGGCGTGCTGCCTACCAGAATCCGGCCCTGCTGGCCCGGGTTGACAGCGAACTCTTCGGCGAAGCGCCGGGGCCCACCGCCCCAGAGGTGGTGGAACGCATGTTGCCCTATATTGAACGGGAACTGGGCCGAGGGGCGCGGCTGAACCACATCAGCCGGCATATGCTCGGGCTCTTCCAGGGGCTCCCGGGAGCGCGCCGTTTCCGCCGCCACCTGAGCGAACACGCCCACAAGAGCGGCGCCGGCCCGGAGGTGGTGGAACAGGCGCTGGCGCTGGTAAATCGGGCAGCATAA
- the tal gene encoding transaldolase — protein MNKLEQLKQRSQVVADTGDIEAIRRYRPHDATTNPSLLFKAAQLPQYREHIAESLAWAQNHSGDRAKLAAIKLAVAIGGEILQLVPGVVSTEVDARLSFDTRASIDYARRLIALYERAGVERERVLIKVASTWEGIAAAAVLEREGIHCNLTLLFSFCQAVACAEAGVTLISPFVGRILDWHKASSGRDHYSPEEDPGVVSVRGIYHYYKSRDYPTIVMGASFRNTGEIEALAGCDRLTISPQLLQALEEDPTTLAAGLETDVEQEPRPARPLSEAEFRYQLNNDAMATEKLAEGIRNFVQDQERLETLLRQQIEGAAKDNAAANSQAF, from the coding sequence ATGAACAAACTGGAACAACTCAAGCAACGCAGCCAGGTGGTTGCGGATACCGGGGATATCGAGGCCATCCGCCGCTACCGCCCCCACGACGCCACCACCAACCCTTCGCTGCTGTTCAAGGCCGCACAGCTGCCCCAATACCGGGAACATATCGCCGAATCCCTGGCCTGGGCACAAAACCACTCCGGCGACAGGGCGAAGCTCGCGGCGATTAAGCTGGCGGTGGCCATCGGAGGCGAGATACTGCAGCTGGTGCCGGGAGTGGTGTCCACCGAAGTGGATGCGCGCCTGTCTTTCGACACCCGCGCCAGCATCGATTACGCCCGCCGCCTGATCGCCCTCTACGAGCGGGCCGGTGTCGAGCGCGAGCGGGTGCTGATCAAGGTCGCCTCCACCTGGGAGGGCATCGCTGCGGCGGCGGTACTGGAGCGCGAGGGCATTCACTGCAACCTGACCCTGCTGTTCAGTTTCTGCCAGGCGGTGGCCTGCGCGGAGGCCGGGGTGACACTGATCTCCCCATTTGTGGGCCGGATTCTCGACTGGCACAAGGCCAGCAGCGGCCGCGATCACTACAGTCCGGAGGAGGACCCCGGGGTGGTATCAGTGCGCGGCATCTACCATTACTACAAATCCCGCGACTACCCGACCATCGTGATGGGCGCCAGCTTCCGCAATACGGGGGAGATCGAAGCCCTGGCCGGCTGCGATCGCCTCACCATCAGCCCCCAGTTGCTGCAAGCTCTGGAGGAGGATCCCACCACTCTGGCGGCGGGCTTGGAGACCGACGTGGAACAGGAGCCGCGCCCGGCACGGCCACTGAGTGAAGCGGAGTTCCGCTACCAATTGAACAACGACGCCATGGCCACCGAGAAGCTGGCAGAGGGCATCCGCAACTTCGTGCAGGACCAGGAGCGGCTGGAAACCCTGCTCCGGCAACAGATTGAGGGGGCCGCCAAAGACAATGCTGCAGCAAATTCGCAAGCTTTTTGA